The Vallitalea longa genome includes a window with the following:
- a CDS encoding heavy-metal-associated domain-containing protein, with amino-acid sequence MQNINIRIDGIKNETEKQHIKNALDKIDGINEIAVNPAKRTIQVSYNPPSTEEEIIECIRSMGHDINYSYDFNDFKY; translated from the coding sequence ATGCAAAATATCAACATAAGAATTGACGGTATAAAAAATGAAACTGAAAAACAGCACATAAAAAATGCATTGGATAAAATAGATGGAATTAATGAAATAGCAGTTAATCCTGCTAAAAGGACAATTCAAGTATCTTACAATCCTCCATCAACAGAAGAAGAAATAATAGAATGTATTAGATCTATGGGACATGATATTAATTATTCATATGACTTTAATGATTTTAAATATTAG
- a CDS encoding glycosyl hydrolase family 18 protein: MIFKRGYKLLVCILLVSSLIPTSISNAKTTFAQTSDDYIETYTVTNEKTSKDIDGINYNSDIYMPISKMADILGKDILVEDKNIKITPRDNDEKLQLKEDFVLHGFYALSSLNQFNDMYNSGTLSNFDSLSFGWSRIDQVGDGVELVFDGADYKIPDSYEKPLNKMGNMPRQLMIYVNDNGNRNDYFKAIFNDMDSIIDDIVSIVNGTNISYKDLSFDGVTIDFENVNGEDQDDFVKFLKSLKDRLGKKTVYVALPSYKYHVSYKFKEILDVVDYAILMEHDYDMKVKSSTFNNIITDPLTPIDEIEKDIKDLIQIVGDNNKRKLLLQINFGSAQWIDQGENYAKFTPSYDKIYNRICKELAKNVKIEDLLYYSDNYQNPYLIYTNTNNQKNFMWYENWISVLAKIKLANNYNMGGISLWRLGTMPNYYSKIGKEAGFDVWYQLSNLFNN, translated from the coding sequence ATGATTTTTAAGAGAGGTTATAAGTTGCTGGTATGTATTTTACTAGTTAGCTCACTAATTCCTACAAGTATATCTAATGCAAAAACTACTTTTGCACAAACATCTGACGATTACATAGAAACCTATACAGTTACCAATGAAAAAACAAGTAAGGATATAGATGGGATTAATTATAATAGTGATATATATATGCCAATCAGTAAAATGGCAGATATATTAGGTAAAGATATACTTGTTGAAGATAAAAACATAAAAATAACTCCTAGGGACAATGATGAAAAATTGCAATTGAAAGAAGATTTTGTATTGCATGGGTTTTATGCTTTATCGTCTTTGAATCAATTCAACGACATGTATAATAGTGGAACCTTAAGTAATTTTGATTCATTATCATTTGGGTGGAGTAGAATAGACCAAGTTGGTGATGGAGTAGAATTAGTATTTGATGGTGCAGATTATAAGATACCTGATTCATATGAAAAACCATTAAATAAAATGGGTAATATGCCTAGACAACTCATGATATATGTTAATGATAATGGCAATAGAAATGATTATTTTAAAGCTATCTTTAATGATATGGATAGTATAATTGATGATATAGTTAGTATTGTTAATGGTACAAACATCAGTTATAAAGATTTGTCCTTTGATGGTGTGACAATTGATTTTGAAAATGTCAACGGAGAAGATCAAGATGATTTTGTTAAGTTTTTGAAGTCTTTAAAGGATAGATTAGGTAAAAAAACAGTGTATGTAGCATTACCATCCTATAAATATCATGTTAGTTATAAGTTCAAGGAGATTCTAGATGTGGTTGATTATGCTATTCTAATGGAACATGATTATGATATGAAAGTAAAATCAAGTACTTTTAATAATATTATTACTGATCCATTAACTCCTATTGACGAAATTGAAAAAGATATTAAAGATTTGATTCAAATAGTTGGAGATAATAATAAAAGAAAACTATTATTACAGATCAACTTTGGAAGTGCTCAATGGATTGATCAAGGAGAGAATTATGCCAAGTTTACACCTTCTTATGATAAAATCTATAATAGAATATGTAAGGAACTAGCTAAAAATGTTAAAATCGAAGATTTATTATACTATAGTGATAACTATCAAAACCCATATTTGATTTATACTAATACCAATAATCAAAAGAATTTTATGTGGTATGAAAACTGGATCAGTGTATTAGCCAAAATAAAATTAGCCAACAATTATAATATGGGTGGTATATCATTGTGGAGATTAGGTACTATGCCTAATTATTATAGTAAAATTGGAAAAGAAGCTGGGTTTGATGTATGGTATCAGTTAAGTAATCTTTTTAATAATTGA
- a CDS encoding glycoside hydrolase family 2 TIM barrel-domain containing protein, translating to MKKVFLITFLLFTCVLTSQSAMAVTFEEWKNDQTSFQLNREPAHATLIPYDNVQQAKNYNMKESPYYQSLNGTWKFNLVDRPADRPGNFYQDSYNITNWDDIEVPSSWQLKGYDYPIYTNITYPWKGHEPYLSQPNAPTVYNPVGSYKREFTVPNGWENREIFLSFEGVESNCYVWINEQFVGYGEDSFTSKDFLITPYLRDGVNTISVQVFRWCDGSWMEDQDFFRLSGIFRDVFLFSTPKVHIEDFTVVTDFIHEYRNATLKIDAEIRHFMGTSPIGYKLEYMLYDAEGNEVMGHQNNIDFQDSRTTVEGPQQLLYNPNQWSAETPYLYTVVLSLIDNQNNIIETESSRVGFREFEIDGGQMKINGKPIMFKGVNRHELHPEQGRSLDRDTMIEDIKIMKQHNINAVRTSHYPNDPEWYDLCDEYGIYLIDECNLETHGAMSTIPRNLTSYRDNCVDRMRSMVERDKNHPSVLIWSLGNEAGSGSNFAHMANYAREADPTRIIHYQGYNNVADITSEMYASVETVENYGKSDNSKPFILCEYAHAMGNSVGNLQEYWDVIEKYDNLQGGFIWDFVDQAITKVSDDGEEYFAYAGDFNEDYAIQREDDNFCANGLVMPDRKLQPEIVQVKQIYQDIKIIDEDLSNNEIRIQNDHLFTNVNKYWGHWILLEDDKVLQRGDFTDQQLDIEPGTSSVITLPITQPEIKAGKEYWLKILIRVNDVEWAEEGHVVAINQFKMPYEVPELEAIDENSLNELNFNENDQDVIIAGTDFYVAFDKINGGIDDYYYRHDHLISSNLIPNFWRAPLDNDKGHNFGNTAITWQDAGANRQLISTEVTPFSDKKIRIVEKYNIPTSNPSTYHITYYVYGDANIVIKAKFIPGNDLPEIPEIGMLVELPSEFEYLKYYGRGPEENYIDRNTGYNVRTYETTVTDNFIPYLEPQETGNRTDVRWAALVNDEGKGLLISGLPTLEINALHYTDAELMSKKHPYELNEIDNTILKINHRQRGVGGDNSWGAQPHDKYKIHADKPYEYYFKIAPTETDDTSTLMDIADRKYSDIKTSETRKNLAIGKMITGDSEEIENPKEEGADGNNYTRWCANDGNNNHWWKVDLGELKEINTTQVYWEKPGKRYRYKIETSIDNNNWTTVVDKTGNTNTNQIQRDQFNPTDARYVKITITGLETDVWASFWEFGVYEYVPTSKENIAIGKGTMCDSEESHNRKAKGADGNYNTRWCANDGNTNHWWGIDLGEVTKIDATQVNWEKSGTRYDYKIDVSIDNSNWTTVVDKTNNVNISQVQKDVFEPVDARYVKITITGLETDVWASFWEFAVYEHELMYYVDCGDDTPYIFEQGELLGTRNSNEDQPYGTDSQTNYNWGYSSYGDTWTNDTGSNNYDSCRTDEGDTIGTGLSYKFQVDQGTYRVTLGFKDPYNNNNRKMDVVIEEEVLETNYVPTNTVNTKVYNNVIVTDGLLDVELLRSNNNDDEDGDPLICFIKIEKE from the coding sequence GCAGTTGGCAGTTAAAAGGTTATGATTATCCTATATATACTAATATTACTTATCCTTGGAAAGGTCATGAACCTTATCTATCTCAACCTAATGCTCCAACAGTATATAATCCAGTTGGTTCTTACAAGAGAGAATTTACAGTTCCTAATGGCTGGGAAAATAGAGAGATATTTTTATCTTTTGAAGGTGTAGAATCCAATTGTTATGTTTGGATAAATGAACAGTTTGTAGGTTATGGTGAGGATAGTTTTACATCAAAAGATTTCTTGATTACTCCTTATCTACGTGACGGAGTAAATACAATATCAGTACAAGTATTCAGATGGTGTGATGGCAGTTGGATGGAGGACCAAGATTTCTTTAGACTCAGTGGTATATTCAGAGATGTATTCCTATTTTCTACACCAAAAGTACATATTGAAGATTTTACAGTAGTTACAGATTTCATACATGAATATAGAAATGCTACGTTAAAAATAGATGCAGAGATAAGACATTTCATGGGCACGTCTCCTATTGGTTATAAACTAGAATATATGTTATATGATGCAGAAGGAAATGAGGTAATGGGTCATCAGAATAACATTGATTTTCAAGATAGCAGAACTACTGTAGAAGGACCACAACAACTGTTATACAATCCTAATCAATGGTCGGCAGAAACACCATATCTATATACAGTAGTACTTTCTTTGATAGACAATCAAAATAATATCATAGAAACTGAAAGTTCCAGAGTTGGTTTCAGAGAATTTGAAATTGATGGTGGCCAAATGAAAATCAATGGGAAACCTATTATGTTCAAAGGTGTCAATAGACATGAATTACATCCGGAACAAGGAAGAAGTCTTGATAGGGATACTATGATAGAAGATATCAAGATAATGAAACAACATAATATAAATGCTGTTAGGACAAGTCATTATCCTAATGATCCTGAATGGTATGATTTATGTGATGAGTATGGTATATATTTAATTGATGAATGTAATCTAGAAACTCATGGAGCCATGAGTACTATTCCAAGAAATTTAACAAGTTACCGAGATAATTGTGTTGACCGTATGAGAAGTATGGTAGAGAGGGATAAAAACCATCCTTCAGTCTTGATATGGTCATTAGGAAATGAAGCAGGCTCGGGTAGTAATTTTGCACATATGGCTAATTATGCGAGGGAAGCAGATCCTACGAGGATTATACATTATCAGGGATACAATAATGTCGCTGATATTACAAGTGAAATGTATGCTTCTGTTGAAACTGTAGAGAACTATGGTAAATCAGATAATTCCAAGCCTTTTATTCTTTGCGAGTACGCTCATGCCATGGGTAACAGCGTTGGTAATCTACAAGAATATTGGGATGTAATTGAGAAGTATGATAATTTGCAAGGTGGTTTCATATGGGATTTTGTTGACCAGGCTATTACTAAGGTAAGTGATGATGGTGAAGAATATTTTGCATATGCTGGAGATTTTAACGAAGACTATGCTATTCAAAGAGAGGATGATAACTTCTGTGCCAATGGATTAGTAATGCCCGATAGAAAATTACAGCCTGAGATAGTGCAGGTAAAACAAATATATCAAGACATTAAGATTATAGATGAAGACTTATCCAATAATGAAATACGTATACAAAATGATCATCTATTTACTAATGTTAATAAGTATTGGGGTCATTGGATATTATTAGAAGATGATAAAGTTCTACAGAGAGGTGATTTTACTGATCAGCAATTAGATATTGAACCAGGTACGTCAAGTGTAATTACGTTACCAATAACACAACCTGAAATTAAGGCAGGTAAAGAATATTGGCTTAAAATACTTATTAGAGTTAATGATGTTGAATGGGCAGAAGAGGGACATGTAGTCGCTATAAATCAATTTAAAATGCCTTACGAAGTACCTGAATTAGAAGCGATAGATGAGAATAGTCTTAATGAACTGAATTTTAATGAAAATGACCAAGATGTAATAATAGCTGGTACTGATTTTTATGTTGCTTTTGATAAAATAAATGGAGGTATAGATGATTATTATTATAGACACGATCATTTAATATCAAGTAATCTGATTCCTAATTTCTGGAGAGCGCCACTTGATAATGATAAAGGACATAATTTTGGTAATACTGCTATAACGTGGCAAGATGCTGGAGCTAATAGACAATTGATTTCAACAGAGGTTACTCCATTCTCAGATAAAAAAATCAGGATAGTAGAGAAATACAATATACCAACAAGCAATCCATCTACTTATCATATAACGTATTATGTATATGGTGACGCAAATATAGTAATTAAGGCAAAATTTATTCCAGGAAATGATCTTCCTGAAATACCTGAGATAGGTATGCTAGTGGAGTTACCTAGTGAATTTGAATATCTGAAATATTATGGAAGAGGACCAGAAGAGAATTATATTGACCGTAATACTGGTTATAATGTAAGAACGTATGAAACTACTGTTACAGATAATTTTATCCCATACTTAGAACCACAAGAGACAGGAAATCGTACTGATGTCAGATGGGCCGCTCTAGTCAATGATGAAGGAAAAGGTTTGCTTATCTCTGGGTTACCTACATTAGAGATTAACGCACTTCATTATACAGATGCAGAACTAATGAGTAAAAAACATCCCTATGAGTTAAATGAGATAGACAATACTATACTAAAAATTAATCATAGACAAAGAGGTGTAGGTGGAGATAATAGTTGGGGAGCTCAACCTCATGATAAATATAAAATCCACGCTGATAAACCATATGAATATTATTTCAAGATAGCACCTACGGAAACAGATGATACATCGACACTTATGGATATAGCCGATAGAAAATACAGTGATATAAAAACATCAGAAACAAGAAAAAATCTTGCAATAGGTAAGATGATTACAGGTGATTCAGAAGAGATTGAAAATCCAAAAGAAGAAGGTGCCGACGGTAATAATTATACAAGATGGTGTGCTAATGATGGTAATAACAATCATTGGTGGAAAGTTGATCTAGGTGAATTGAAAGAAATAAATACAACACAAGTCTATTGGGAAAAACCTGGTAAAAGATACAGATATAAAATTGAAACTTCCATTGATAATAATAATTGGACAACTGTTGTAGATAAAACTGGTAATACTAATACTAATCAAATACAAAGAGATCAATTTAATCCTACAGATGCCAGATATGTTAAAATAACGATAACTGGACTAGAAACAGATGTCTGGGCCAGTTTCTGGGAATTTGGAGTGTATGAGTATGTCCCTACGTCAAAAGAGAATATTGCTATAGGAAAAGGAACTATGTGTGATTCTGAAGAGTCACATAATAGAAAGGCTAAAGGTGCTGACGGTAATTATAATACAAGATGGTGTGCCAATGATGGTAATACCAATCATTGGTGGGGAATAGATCTAGGAGAAGTAACCAAAATAGATGCAACTCAAGTTAACTGGGAAAAATCTGGTACGAGATATGATTATAAGATAGACGTGTCTATAGACAATAGTAATTGGACAACTGTTGTAGACAAAACAAATAATGTTAATATAAGTCAAGTACAGAAAGATGTATTTGAACCTGTAGATGCCAGATATGTTAAAATAACGATAACTGGACTAGAAACAGATGTTTGGGCTAGCTTTTGGGAATTTGCAGTATATGAACATGAGTTAATGTACTATGTAGATTGTGGAGACGATACCCCATATATTTTTGAACAAGGTGAATTATTAGGAACAAGAAATAGTAATGAAGATCAACCTTATGGCACAGATTCTCAGACTAATTACAATTGGGGTTATAGTTCTTATGGAGATACATGGACTAATGATACAGGTAGTAATAATTATGATAGCTGTCGTACAGATGAAGGGGATACAATAGGGACAGGGCTCAGTTATAAGTTTCAAGTGGATCAAGGTACCTATAGAGTAACATTAGGATTTAAAGACCCTTACAACAATAATAATCGTAAGATGGATGTAGTTATTGAAGAGGAAGTCTTGGAAACTAATTATGTTCCTACTAATACTGTTAATACAAAAGTTTATAATAATGTTATTGTCACAGATGGTTTATTGGATGTTGAATTACTTCGTAGCAATAATAATGATGATGAAGATGGCGATCCTCTTATATGTTTTATAAAAATAGAAAAAGAATAA